Proteins encoded by one window of Bacillota bacterium:
- a CDS encoding prolipoprotein diacylglyceryl transferase — translation MDCLFFKWGPFSVTAYSLSIMIALVVALFIYIKECSRKGINPDRMISFALLVILAGVAGARLSHIIFVDYEYYKLDPRQVWSFQDGGLSFLGGFLGAFLLALIFIQLTGSASKRLLDAFVPSLVLANAISRIGNIPAGLPVSSALPWALEVNGEHLHPDQAYMIILLYIFFYILWRKRENIVYHGELFVWFLVGYGAISFVVDFFRSTPNFLWVFSLSQIISILMLAAGIYYARKAEKTLAAPVYRYDVEPPRAIGLTMLNLAFFSLLIALSVYLHYLAN, via the coding sequence ATGGATTGTCTCTTTTTTAAATGGGGTCCTTTCTCCGTTACCGCATACAGCCTGTCAATCATGATTGCGCTGGTTGTTGCCCTTTTCATTTACATCAAGGAATGTTCGCGCAAAGGGATCAACCCGGACAGGATGATCAGCTTTGCCCTTCTTGTTATCCTGGCCGGGGTTGCCGGGGCCCGCCTTTCACATATTATTTTTGTGGATTATGAATATTACAAACTTGACCCCCGTCAGGTCTGGTCTTTCCAGGATGGCGGCCTGTCTTTTCTGGGTGGATTCCTGGGGGCGTTTTTGCTGGCACTGATCTTTATCCAACTGACGGGCTCGGCCTCCAAAAGGTTGCTGGATGCATTTGTCCCTTCGTTGGTGCTGGCCAATGCGATATCAAGGATAGGCAATATTCCTGCCGGGCTGCCAGTTTCTTCTGCTCTCCCGTGGGCCTTGGAGGTTAACGGGGAACACCTACATCCGGATCAGGCCTATATGATAATCTTGCTTTATATCTTCTTCTATATCCTGTGGAGGAAGAGGGAGAACATCGTGTATCACGGAGAACTTTTCGTCTGGTTTCTGGTCGGCTACGGTGCCATCTCTTTTGTGGTCGATTTTTTCCGTTCAACTCCCAATTTCCTCTGGGTATTTTCGCTCTCCCAGATTATTTCCATATTGATGCTGGCTGCGGGGATCTACTATGCGCGCAAGGCAGAGAAAACCCTCGCCGCCCCTGTTTACCGCTACGATGTGGAGCCACCCCGGGCTATCGGGCTGACCATGCTCAATCTGGCATTCTTCTCCCTGTTGATTGCCCTCTCGGTCTACCTGCATTACCTGGCCAACTGA
- the thiI gene encoding tRNA 4-thiouridine(8) synthase ThiI: MKLFLLRYGELALKGKNRKAFEDLLIRNIRDALQGISAEVRRTYGRLFVHLHEENREREVLERLGRIFGLVSISPVDSAPLNMEDIQARALATIQKGAAAPFTFKVETRRSNKAFPLESPEISRITGAHILSNVAGSKVDVHHPDIILHMEIREKEAYVYHLSYPGCGGLPVGASGRALLLLSGGIDSPVAGWMGMKRGLEIEALHFHSFPFTSERAKDKVLQIASMMARYSGKLILHVAGFTGIQEAIHKECPPAMRITIMRRMMFRVAERLAASRGAGALVTGESLGQVASQTLESIAVTDVLAERPVFRPLIGMDKQEIIDLARKIGTYEISILPYEDCCTVFVPKHPATRPKLLYTEKVESFLDVNSLLDNCLENIESVTLPT, encoded by the coding sequence CAGGGATGCCCTGCAAGGCATATCCGCGGAAGTGAGAAGAACATACGGGCGGCTTTTCGTGCATCTGCATGAGGAGAACCGTGAGCGCGAGGTTCTGGAACGGCTCGGAAGGATCTTCGGCCTTGTCTCGATCAGTCCGGTAGATAGCGCGCCCTTGAACATGGAAGATATACAGGCCCGGGCGTTGGCGACAATCCAGAAAGGGGCTGCCGCCCCGTTTACCTTCAAGGTGGAAACCAGGCGTTCCAACAAGGCCTTCCCCCTTGAATCACCGGAAATCAGCCGGATAACCGGGGCCCACATCCTGTCCAACGTGGCCGGCAGCAAGGTTGACGTTCATCATCCCGATATCATACTCCACATGGAAATCCGTGAGAAAGAAGCATATGTCTACCATCTTTCCTATCCCGGGTGCGGCGGCCTGCCCGTGGGCGCAAGCGGCAGAGCCCTTCTTCTGCTTTCCGGCGGCATCGACAGCCCGGTCGCCGGATGGATGGGAATGAAAAGGGGTCTGGAAATCGAGGCTCTGCATTTTCACAGTTTTCCTTTCACAAGCGAACGTGCAAAAGACAAGGTGCTGCAAATTGCCTCGATGATGGCCCGCTACAGCGGCAAATTGATCCTGCACGTGGCCGGATTTACCGGGATACAAGAGGCCATTCACAAGGAATGCCCCCCGGCGATGCGCATCACCATCATGAGGCGGATGATGTTCAGGGTGGCGGAGAGGTTGGCTGCCTCAAGGGGGGCCGGAGCACTTGTCACCGGCGAAAGTTTGGGGCAGGTGGCCAGCCAGACGCTGGAAAGCATTGCCGTAACCGATGTGCTTGCTGAAAGGCCAGTTTTCCGTCCCCTGATCGGGATGGACAAGCAGGAAATAATCGATCTTGCCCGGAAGATTGGCACTTACGAGATCTCCATCCTCCCCTACGAGGATTGTTGCACCGTCTTCGTTCCCAAACATCCGGCTACACGGCCAAAACTTCTGTATACCGAAAAAGTGGAAAGTTTTCTTGATGTAAATTCTCTTCTGGATAACTGCCTCGAAAACATTGAATCAGTCACTCTTCCGACATGA